One segment of Streptomyces sp. YIM 121038 DNA contains the following:
- a CDS encoding SDR family NAD(P)-dependent oxidoreductase produces MTVTDESQQEGTGAVAGADAYGPGIDPERLAVCLSVLEELDELEVDHPDAITVRRATAGIYRTVKQRRRQERRAAKTAHDKAVTEATATGSAQRIDDETEGILPSSVTEAGKIAGILQRPRSCYTCKARYVEVDYFYHQLCPECAALNRAKRDASADLTGKSALLTGGRAKIGMYIALRLLRDGAHTTITTRFPKDAIRRFKAMEDSADWIDRLEVVGIDLRDPAQAVALAEQVAERGPLDILINNATQTVRRLPSAYAALVEGESAPLPAGELPAHHVIGAFNSGAVDGLAALPVGVTGLDAQKVADLALVAGNASVERHRDGSAIDAGGLVPDVVDSNTWVQSIEQISPVELLETQLCNYTAPFILISKLRAVMAEAARKAPSKRAYVVNVSAMEGVFGRGYKGAGHPNTNAAKAAMNMVTRTSAQEMFQSDGILMTSVDTGWITDERPHYDKLRLAEEGFHAPLDLVDGAARVYDPVVRGEAGDDVYGVFLKDYAPGKW; encoded by the coding sequence ATGACGGTCACAGACGAGAGCCAGCAGGAAGGCACCGGCGCCGTCGCCGGGGCCGACGCGTACGGTCCGGGCATCGACCCCGAGCGTCTCGCCGTCTGCCTCAGCGTGCTCGAGGAGCTCGACGAGCTGGAGGTCGACCACCCCGACGCGATCACCGTGCGCCGTGCCACGGCCGGGATCTACCGCACCGTGAAGCAGCGCCGCCGCCAGGAGCGCCGGGCCGCGAAGACCGCCCACGACAAGGCCGTCACGGAAGCCACCGCCACCGGCTCCGCACAGCGCATCGACGACGAGACCGAGGGCATCCTGCCGTCGTCGGTCACCGAGGCGGGCAAGATCGCGGGGATACTCCAGCGCCCCCGCTCCTGCTACACCTGCAAGGCGCGGTACGTCGAGGTCGACTACTTCTACCACCAGCTCTGTCCCGAGTGCGCCGCCCTGAACCGCGCCAAGCGCGACGCCAGTGCCGACCTCACGGGCAAGAGCGCGCTGCTCACCGGCGGCCGCGCCAAGATCGGCATGTACATCGCGCTGCGGCTGCTGCGTGACGGTGCCCACACCACGATCACCACGCGGTTCCCCAAGGACGCCATCCGCCGGTTCAAGGCCATGGAGGACTCGGCGGACTGGATCGACCGCCTGGAGGTCGTCGGCATCGACCTGCGCGACCCGGCCCAGGCCGTCGCCCTGGCCGAGCAGGTCGCCGAGCGGGGCCCGCTGGACATCCTGATCAACAACGCCACCCAGACCGTGCGCCGGCTGCCCTCCGCCTACGCCGCGCTCGTCGAGGGCGAGAGCGCCCCGCTGCCCGCCGGTGAGCTCCCCGCCCACCACGTGATCGGCGCCTTCAACTCCGGCGCGGTGGACGGCCTCGCCGCGCTGCCCGTCGGGGTCACGGGGCTCGACGCGCAGAAGGTCGCCGACCTCGCCCTGGTCGCGGGCAACGCCAGCGTCGAGCGGCACCGCGACGGCAGCGCCATCGACGCGGGCGGCCTGGTGCCGGACGTCGTGGACAGCAACACCTGGGTGCAGTCCATCGAGCAGATCTCTCCCGTGGAGCTCCTCGAGACGCAGCTGTGCAACTACACGGCGCCGTTCATCCTCATCAGCAAGCTGCGCGCGGTGATGGCCGAGGCCGCGCGCAAGGCGCCGAGCAAGCGCGCGTACGTCGTCAACGTCTCCGCGATGGAGGGCGTGTTCGGCCGCGGCTACAAGGGCGCGGGTCACCCCAACACCAACGCCGCGAAGGCCGCCATGAACATGGTGACGCGGACCAGCGCCCAGGAGATGTTCCAGAGCGACGGCATCCTCATGACCTCCGTCGACACCGGCTGGATCACCGACGAGCGCCCCCACTACGACAAGCTGCGCCTGGCCGAGGAGGGCTTCCACGCCCCGCTCGACCTGGTCGACGGCGCGGCCCGCGTCTACGACCCGGTCGTGCGCGGTGAGGCGGGCGACGACGTGTACGGCGTCTTCCTGAAGGACTACGCGCCCGGCAAGTGGTGA
- a CDS encoding winged helix-turn-helix domain-containing protein translates to MADEHRILDPEQDAAALKALTHPLRIRLLGLLRADGPATASELAVKTGESSASTSYHLRVLAKYGFVAEAEHRDGRERRWQSVHAVTSWNNADMDASPEGRAFRSSMARRQIDHLTRSLARHERDLDAGRFGPEWREHAGITDLMPRLTADSLAELWQAFEGKLAELTARDAADPGAEQVVVFAATLPVATPAPAADGEPGPTEDGAAAPGAPDAPDGSGTHAPDGPRADGPDDPGADGPDAPRADAPDDPGGRDGSGTHRNVSWGVS, encoded by the coding sequence ATGGCTGACGAACACCGGATCCTGGACCCCGAGCAGGACGCCGCCGCCCTCAAGGCCCTCACCCACCCCCTGCGCATCAGGCTGCTCGGCCTGCTCCGCGCGGACGGCCCCGCCACCGCGAGCGAGCTCGCCGTCAAGACCGGCGAGTCGTCCGCCTCCACCAGCTACCACCTGCGGGTCCTGGCGAAGTACGGATTCGTGGCCGAGGCCGAGCACCGCGACGGGCGCGAGCGGCGCTGGCAGTCGGTCCACGCCGTCACCAGCTGGAACAACGCGGACATGGACGCCTCGCCGGAGGGCCGCGCCTTCCGGAGCAGCATGGCCCGGCGCCAGATCGACCACCTGACCCGGTCCCTGGCCCGGCACGAGCGGGACCTGGACGCCGGACGCTTCGGGCCCGAGTGGCGCGAACACGCCGGGATCACCGACCTCATGCCCCGCCTGACCGCCGACTCCCTGGCCGAGCTGTGGCAGGCCTTCGAGGGCAAGCTCGCGGAACTGACCGCGCGGGACGCCGCGGACCCGGGTGCGGAGCAGGTCGTGGTCTTCGCCGCGACCCTGCCGGTGGCGACGCCGGCACCCGCCGCGGACGGCGAACCCGGCCCGACGGAGGACGGCGCCGCCGCCCCGGGCGCGCCCGACGCACCGGACGGCTCCGGCACGCACGCACCGGACGGCCCCCGGGCCGACGGGCCGGACGACCCCGGCGCCGACGGGCCGGACGCCCCCCGCGCCGACGCGCCGGACGACCCCGGCGGGCGGGACGGCTCCGGCACGCACCGGAACGTCAGCTGGGGCGTGTCGTGA
- a CDS encoding MFS transporter encodes MTVRQPLDPRGARRRYVIACGLFWLPLGLAIAPMVPLMTERGLALAAVAGCVAAHSLTAALLELPTGGLADVLGRRAVLAAAGVLDVVALTLHALGTTAWVLALAMAFKGAGRALSSGPAEAWYVDTVQASAGPDAELRTGLARGATASSAALAAGTLVGGSLPWLLGLGPDLGARLDGATSGLVLPLSVPALLGVAVAVAFIVYVLTALPEPPRPRATLRGVLRGVPGTIAAGMRLGGSDALVRRVVLSAGAAGSALVTVELLTPGRAADLTGAAESGAVVFAGLACAGYLCSALGSQLAPPVARLAGGGERAVLLCLGAAGGGLLLLAVTATATGPVPVLLAVGGYALVYLGLGAANPSQNELLHRRVPSEGRATALSVQSLALQLVGALTGLIAGFLPAGPARWLLGAVILLAGAALWARRTEPAAGPGAPADRFPLVNSESAAKR; translated from the coding sequence GTGACGGTCCGGCAGCCCCTCGACCCCCGCGGCGCCCGGCGGAGATACGTGATCGCCTGTGGCCTCTTCTGGCTGCCGCTGGGCCTCGCCATCGCCCCGATGGTCCCGCTGATGACCGAGCGGGGCCTCGCCCTCGCGGCGGTCGCGGGCTGCGTCGCCGCGCACTCGCTGACCGCCGCGCTGCTCGAACTGCCCACCGGCGGACTCGCGGACGTCCTCGGCCGCAGGGCCGTGCTCGCCGCCGCGGGCGTGCTCGACGTGGTGGCGCTCACCCTGCACGCGCTCGGCACCACCGCCTGGGTGCTCGCCCTCGCCATGGCCTTCAAGGGAGCGGGCCGCGCCCTGTCCAGCGGCCCCGCCGAGGCCTGGTACGTCGACACCGTGCAGGCGAGCGCGGGGCCCGACGCCGAGCTGCGCACCGGCCTGGCGCGCGGCGCCACCGCGTCCTCCGCCGCCCTGGCGGCCGGCACCCTCGTCGGCGGCTCGCTGCCCTGGCTGCTGGGGCTCGGCCCCGACCTCGGCGCCCGCCTCGACGGGGCCACGTCGGGGCTCGTCCTGCCGCTGTCCGTACCGGCGCTGCTCGGCGTGGCCGTCGCCGTCGCCTTCATCGTGTACGTCCTGACCGCGCTGCCCGAGCCGCCCCGCCCCCGCGCCACCCTGCGCGGTGTGCTGCGCGGCGTCCCCGGCACCATCGCCGCCGGGATGCGCCTGGGCGGCAGCGACGCCCTGGTGCGCCGGGTCGTGCTCAGCGCGGGCGCGGCGGGCAGCGCCCTGGTCACCGTCGAACTGCTCACCCCGGGCCGCGCCGCGGACCTGACCGGCGCGGCGGAGTCGGGCGCGGTGGTGTTCGCGGGCCTCGCCTGCGCCGGATATCTGTGCTCGGCCCTCGGCAGCCAGCTCGCCCCGCCCGTCGCCCGCCTCGCCGGTGGCGGGGAACGCGCCGTCCTCCTGTGCCTGGGCGCGGCCGGGGGCGGTCTGCTGCTGCTCGCGGTCACGGCGACCGCCACCGGACCGGTCCCGGTGCTGCTCGCGGTGGGCGGATACGCGCTCGTGTACCTGGGCCTCGGCGCGGCGAACCCCAGTCAGAACGAGCTGCTGCACCGCCGCGTGCCGAGCGAGGGCCGGGCCACCGCCCTCTCCGTCCAGTCCCTCGCGCTGCAACTGGTCGGTGCCCTCACCGGGTTGATCGCCGGTTTCCTGCCGGCCGGGCCCGCGCGCTGGCTCCTCGGCGCCGTCATCCTGCTCGCGGGCGCCGCGCTGTGGGCGCGCCGCACGGAACCGGCGGCCGGTCCCGGCGCGCCCGCCGATCGGTTCCCGCTGGTCAACTCCGAGTCCGCGGCGAAACGTTGA
- a CDS encoding CHAT domain-containing protein, which yields MLGLTMLVTWAGSMRDRFGPRPPEVPGAGGAEPGPVTGDRAAAEERLRALAALPLAARRDEVARRSADATTSLLADLFAYGATCEDPRRVREDAGLLADVLEGVVAALSVGQDPRRNDVRRVAQMLAAQTHLVRGIAADAVGHRAEAHRHFSLAAHPAAARVDGVAFALGTAGAALTDEETDRASLADVPAPARDVLGPLEEMCGRELTGLRRALTVRCAAYDVVATVAGGGDHAEGSREAALKRWLEQWGPGAEVELWIAWTGEFVRRSAAAESAGGDGHGDDDGDGDGGGGGGGDGGGDAGPGRSGEGDEALLEWAALGDRALADCPEPPRFRWTLAHHLRAQGATAREIRVLTALVDDDPADLQAVRSLANAYAGSDRLDEAVALLRSRISDPPVPDDEPFVELIVLLLATRLRPEAAQWDEELARITGGRRITDVLPTTGNAPAPAARPPVHAVFQDGKLLIDRNSADVPPGEVAAQFWAAMIAGSPDGPDQLKRLGEDEPGLAAKVAKLLGVPLVTRAQREASELIGQGEHHFHRGEYADAATYYQRALDADPESSLALLMLGDVHFVRREMGLARVYFQESLAVEETPMAWRFLGDTFRDALDGTEEARRCYERALALDPGYGGARQALEALPPRTEVPAPAPATGEAAAQPPTAAPSTAQAAEPEARETDPSQAPPRAAEPHAPARFGAPYGGPIGLPVSGPAAGTGIKATLPAELEAAVRDREPVLGELLAAAGDDDRFEAWLRAEGADHWADALDTLRMTVFQWAAKAGDFERSLLLARRGVQIAEHLDRQWPTGDPEEPGRARLLADALKQAAGVLDDMGRYSEAYDLLRQTERWLVTDEHERERTGRDPWLDYGQLSSLDHWSELYRDLARVARRCGDAAAAEEYQARLDEITADVPDSDHERIVSLVELAVAWHELGERERALSWFHEALPLAEREALRSPVPVALATVHHYLGVVLGEQGFPRMALHHLAEARERNSGNADRLAQDWLATAAVLRRWPDLGHAVLAYEQVLHLSGVPGRRGDPLFWAPRGEPTATRGHRVLSAERAWPAILPMAHAAWEYGEQYTATDVLELGVELADLVRAAEPNPERRGHLQDGRAEAYELLTRYRLQRAESEARRDAEPSTDRSARPEPPGRPRQGPGDHVAAAFTASERLRARSLLDAMSAAQLRAPDGVPPALLADEAALIAERAAVAAAPAVDWKRHYDVTARLDALWRRLAGYGPPAEEYVGVRRATVMDPGAVSRELAGQRTVVASYALLDTGEIALFTLGGDGAAGPVRVTPVDADGAAVLRFVGDNLGTAGRVREMAEDMPGLFHRVLDPLVAPLAALTRPEDTVVICPTGALHHVPFHALSPDGSGALIDRNAVAYLPTVSLLRTLTHRAPVAGGGAVVLGDPGGDLPHARDEALALGARLGCAPLLGAGATRERVLRGLPGAEVFHAACHASFDAADPLSSGLVLADGVLTARDILRQDWHGVRLAVLSACETGLGRTSRTDETLGLSWSLLYAGVRSLVMSLWRVPDATTAALMGDFHDLTAAGEAPGAALRTALLAARDRPGGGRLESWAAFCLLGDWRAPRPEPRTANRGSTSC from the coding sequence GTGCTGGGGCTGACCATGCTGGTGACGTGGGCCGGGTCGATGCGCGACCGGTTCGGCCCGCGGCCGCCGGAGGTGCCGGGGGCGGGCGGGGCGGAGCCGGGGCCGGTGACCGGCGACCGGGCGGCGGCCGAGGAGCGGCTGCGCGCCCTCGCGGCGCTCCCGCTCGCGGCCCGCCGGGACGAGGTCGCGCGACGCTCGGCCGACGCGACGACGAGCCTGCTCGCGGACCTCTTCGCGTACGGGGCGACCTGCGAGGACCCCCGGCGGGTGCGCGAGGACGCCGGGCTCCTGGCCGACGTACTCGAAGGGGTCGTCGCCGCGCTCTCGGTCGGCCAGGACCCCCGTCGCAACGACGTCCGGCGCGTCGCGCAGATGCTGGCCGCGCAGACCCACCTGGTGCGCGGCATCGCCGCCGACGCGGTCGGGCACCGGGCCGAGGCACACCGCCACTTCTCGCTCGCCGCGCACCCGGCCGCCGCCCGGGTCGACGGCGTCGCCTTCGCGCTCGGCACGGCCGGGGCCGCCCTCACCGACGAGGAGACCGACCGGGCCTCCCTCGCCGACGTCCCGGCACCCGCACGGGACGTGCTCGGCCCGCTGGAGGAGATGTGCGGCCGCGAACTCACCGGGCTCCGCAGGGCGTTGACGGTGCGCTGCGCGGCGTACGACGTGGTGGCGACGGTCGCCGGGGGCGGCGACCACGCGGAGGGAAGCCGGGAAGCCGCCCTGAAGCGCTGGCTGGAGCAGTGGGGCCCCGGCGCGGAGGTCGAGCTGTGGATCGCCTGGACGGGCGAGTTCGTCCGCAGGTCGGCCGCGGCCGAGTCCGCGGGCGGCGACGGGCACGGCGATGACGACGGTGACGGTGACGGGGGCGGGGGAGGGGGCGGTGACGGCGGTGGGGATGCGGGTCCAGGCCGGAGCGGGGAAGGCGACGAGGCGCTCCTGGAGTGGGCGGCGCTCGGCGACCGGGCGCTCGCGGACTGCCCGGAACCCCCGCGGTTCCGCTGGACACTGGCCCACCATCTGCGCGCCCAGGGCGCGACGGCCCGCGAGATCCGTGTCCTGACGGCCCTCGTGGACGACGATCCGGCGGACCTCCAGGCGGTCAGATCACTCGCCAACGCCTACGCCGGATCCGACCGCCTGGACGAGGCCGTCGCCCTGCTGCGCTCGCGGATCTCGGACCCGCCGGTGCCCGACGACGAGCCGTTCGTCGAGCTGATCGTGCTGCTCCTCGCCACCCGGCTGCGCCCGGAGGCGGCACAGTGGGACGAGGAGCTGGCCCGCATCACCGGCGGCCGCCGCATCACCGACGTCCTGCCCACGACGGGCAACGCCCCCGCACCCGCCGCGCGGCCGCCCGTGCACGCGGTGTTCCAGGACGGCAAACTGCTGATCGACCGCAACAGCGCCGACGTGCCGCCGGGCGAGGTCGCCGCCCAGTTCTGGGCGGCGATGATCGCGGGCAGCCCCGACGGCCCGGACCAGCTGAAGCGTCTCGGCGAGGACGAGCCGGGCCTCGCGGCCAAAGTGGCGAAGCTGCTCGGCGTCCCGCTCGTGACCCGCGCCCAGCGCGAGGCGTCCGAGCTCATCGGCCAGGGCGAGCACCACTTCCACCGCGGCGAGTACGCCGACGCCGCGACGTACTACCAACGCGCCCTGGACGCCGACCCGGAGAGCTCGCTCGCCCTGCTGATGCTCGGCGACGTGCACTTCGTACGCCGCGAGATGGGGCTCGCCCGGGTCTACTTCCAGGAGTCGCTCGCCGTCGAGGAGACGCCGATGGCCTGGCGCTTCCTCGGCGACACCTTCCGCGACGCGCTCGACGGCACGGAGGAGGCCCGGCGCTGCTACGAACGCGCGCTGGCCCTCGACCCCGGCTACGGCGGGGCCCGCCAGGCCCTCGAAGCGCTGCCGCCCCGGACCGAGGTGCCCGCCCCGGCACCGGCCACCGGCGAAGCCGCGGCGCAACCCCCGACGGCCGCCCCCTCGACCGCCCAAGCCGCGGAGCCCGAAGCCCGGGAGACCGACCCCTCGCAGGCGCCGCCCCGGGCCGCCGAACCCCACGCGCCCGCGCGCTTCGGCGCCCCCTACGGCGGCCCCATCGGCCTCCCCGTCTCCGGTCCCGCCGCCGGCACCGGCATCAAGGCCACGCTGCCCGCCGAGCTCGAAGCCGCCGTGCGGGACCGCGAGCCCGTGCTCGGCGAGCTGCTCGCCGCGGCCGGCGACGACGACCGCTTCGAGGCCTGGCTGCGCGCCGAAGGGGCGGACCACTGGGCGGACGCCCTCGACACCCTGCGGATGACGGTGTTCCAGTGGGCCGCCAAGGCGGGCGACTTCGAGCGCTCCCTGCTGCTGGCCCGGCGCGGCGTACAGATCGCCGAGCACCTCGACCGGCAGTGGCCCACCGGCGACCCCGAGGAGCCGGGCCGCGCGCGGCTCCTCGCGGACGCCTTGAAGCAGGCCGCGGGCGTCCTCGACGACATGGGGCGCTACAGCGAGGCGTACGACCTGCTGCGCCAGACCGAGCGGTGGCTGGTGACCGACGAGCACGAGCGGGAGCGCACGGGCCGCGACCCGTGGCTCGACTACGGACAGCTCAGCAGCCTCGACCACTGGAGCGAGCTGTACCGCGACCTCGCGCGCGTGGCGCGCCGCTGCGGCGACGCGGCCGCGGCGGAGGAGTACCAGGCGAGGCTCGACGAGATCACCGCCGACGTCCCGGACAGTGACCACGAGCGGATCGTGTCGCTCGTCGAACTCGCCGTGGCCTGGCACGAGCTGGGGGAGCGGGAGCGCGCCCTGAGCTGGTTCCACGAGGCCCTGCCGCTCGCCGAGCGGGAGGCGCTGCGCTCCCCGGTGCCGGTCGCGCTCGCCACCGTCCACCACTACCTGGGCGTCGTCCTCGGCGAACAGGGCTTCCCGCGCATGGCCCTGCACCACCTCGCCGAGGCCCGGGAGCGCAACTCCGGCAACGCCGACCGGCTCGCCCAGGACTGGCTCGCCACCGCCGCCGTGCTGCGCCGCTGGCCCGACCTCGGGCACGCCGTGCTCGCCTACGAACAGGTGCTGCACCTGTCGGGCGTGCCGGGGCGGCGGGGCGACCCGCTGTTCTGGGCACCCCGGGGCGAGCCCACCGCGACGCGCGGCCACCGCGTCCTGTCCGCCGAGCGCGCCTGGCCCGCGATCCTGCCCATGGCCCACGCCGCCTGGGAGTACGGCGAGCAGTACACGGCCACGGACGTCCTCGAACTCGGCGTGGAACTGGCCGACCTGGTGCGCGCGGCCGAGCCGAACCCCGAGCGGCGCGGCCACCTCCAGGACGGCCGGGCCGAGGCGTACGAACTGCTGACCCGCTACCGCCTCCAGCGGGCGGAGAGCGAGGCCCGGCGCGATGCGGAACCGTCCACGGACCGCTCTGCCCGCCCGGAGCCCCCGGGCCGCCCGCGGCAGGGTCCCGGCGACCACGTCGCGGCGGCCTTCACCGCGTCCGAGCGGCTGCGCGCCCGCTCCCTGCTCGACGCCATGAGCGCCGCCCAGCTCCGTGCGCCCGACGGCGTACCGCCCGCGCTTCTTGCCGACGAGGCCGCCCTCATCGCCGAGCGCGCGGCCGTCGCGGCGGCGCCCGCCGTGGACTGGAAGCGCCACTACGACGTCACCGCGCGCCTCGACGCCCTGTGGCGGCGGCTCGCCGGGTACGGCCCGCCCGCCGAGGAGTACGTCGGGGTCCGCCGCGCCACCGTCATGGACCCCGGCGCGGTCTCCCGCGAACTCGCCGGACAGCGCACGGTGGTGGCCTCCTACGCGCTGCTCGACACCGGTGAGATCGCCCTGTTCACCCTGGGCGGCGACGGCGCGGCGGGCCCGGTGCGCGTGACCCCGGTCGACGCCGACGGCGCGGCGGTGCTGCGCTTCGTCGGGGACAACCTGGGCACCGCGGGGCGCGTCCGCGAGATGGCCGAGGACATGCCCGGGCTCTTCCACCGCGTCCTCGATCCGCTGGTGGCGCCGCTGGCCGCGCTCACCCGCCCCGAGGACACCGTCGTCATCTGTCCCACCGGGGCCCTGCACCACGTACCCTTCCACGCGCTGAGCCCCGACGGCTCCGGGGCGCTGATCGACCGCAACGCCGTCGCGTATCTGCCGACCGTGTCGCTCCTGCGCACGCTCACCCACCGCGCCCCCGTCGCGGGCGGCGGCGCCGTCGTCCTCGGCGACCCCGGTGGCGACCTGCCGCACGCGCGCGACGAGGCGCTGGCCCTGGGCGCGCGCCTCGGCTGCGCCCCGCTGCTCGGCGCGGGGGCGACCCGGGAGCGGGTGCTGCGCGGCCTGCCCGGCGCGGAGGTGTTCCACGCCGCCTGCCACGCCTCCTTCGACGCCGCGGACCCGCTGTCCTCGGGACTCGTCCTCGCCGACGGCGTCCTGACGGCCCGTGACATCCTGCGGCAGGACTGGCACGGCGTCCGGCTCGCCGTCCTGTCCGCCTGCGAGACCGGCCTCGGCCGCACCAGCCGCACCGACGAGACCCTCGGCCTGAGCTGGTCCCTGCTCTACGCGGGCGTGCGGTCCCTGGTGATGAGCCTGTGGCGGGTGCCGGACGCCACCACGGCCGCCCTGATGGGCGACTTCCACGACCTGACCGCCGCGGGCGAGGCACCCGGCGCCGCCCTGCGCACCGCCCTGCTCGCCGCCCGCGACCGCCCGGGCGGCGGCCGCCTGGAGAGCTGGGCGGCCTTCTGTCTGCTCGGCGACTGGCGCGCCCCGCGCCCCGAGCCCCGTACCGCGAACCGAGGGAGCACCTCATGCTGA
- a CDS encoding LacI family DNA-binding transcriptional regulator has protein sequence MKDIARRAGVSESAVSFALNDRPGVSEVTRDRVRRVAEQLGWRPSTAARALSGEGAATVGLVVARPAATLGVDSFFLQLISGIQEVLAERQLGLLFQVVEDVEAECAAYRRWWAEHRVDGVLVVDPRTDDPRPGLLEELGLPAVVTGGVPDPERPPRAGLSTVWADDAGAMAAVVGHLHALGHRRIVHIAGLPGLAHTERRVRTLRAEAERRGLRGVRSVTTDYSDAEGAAVTRRVLRAASPPTALVYDNDVMAVAGVAAAASLGFAVPADVSVVAWEDSALCRMVHPWLTALSRDTVSFGRTAARELLGLLDDGPAETVQVPLPTLIERESTGAVRAAR, from the coding sequence ATGAAGGACATCGCCCGGCGCGCAGGCGTCTCCGAGAGCGCCGTCTCCTTCGCGCTCAACGACAGACCCGGGGTCTCCGAGGTGACCCGCGACCGGGTGCGCAGGGTCGCCGAACAGCTGGGCTGGCGGCCCAGCACGGCGGCGCGCGCCCTGTCCGGCGAGGGCGCGGCCACGGTCGGCCTGGTGGTGGCCAGGCCCGCCGCCACGCTCGGCGTCGACTCGTTCTTCCTGCAGCTGATCTCGGGCATCCAGGAGGTCCTGGCCGAGCGCCAGCTGGGGCTGCTCTTCCAGGTGGTGGAGGACGTCGAGGCGGAGTGCGCGGCGTACCGGCGGTGGTGGGCCGAGCACCGCGTCGACGGCGTCCTCGTCGTGGACCCGCGCACCGACGACCCGCGGCCCGGGCTCCTGGAGGAGCTCGGGCTGCCCGCGGTGGTCACCGGCGGCGTGCCCGACCCCGAACGGCCGCCGCGCGCCGGGCTCTCGACCGTGTGGGCCGACGACGCGGGCGCGATGGCGGCCGTCGTCGGCCATCTGCACGCGCTCGGGCACCGCCGCATCGTGCACATCGCCGGGCTCCCCGGCCTCGCGCACACCGAGCGCCGCGTGCGCACGCTGCGTGCCGAGGCCGAGCGCCGGGGCCTGCGCGGGGTGCGGTCGGTCACCACCGACTACTCGGACGCGGAGGGCGCCGCCGTGACCCGCCGGGTGCTGCGCGCGGCGAGCCCGCCGACGGCGCTCGTCTACGACAACGACGTGATGGCCGTCGCCGGGGTGGCGGCCGCGGCGTCCCTCGGCTTCGCCGTGCCCGCCGACGTGTCGGTGGTGGCCTGGGAGGACTCGGCCCTGTGCCGCATGGTGCACCCGTGGCTGACCGCCCTGTCCCGGGACACGGTGTCGTTCGGGCGGACGGCCGCGCGCGAACTCCTCGGCCTGCTCGACGACGGCCCCGCGGAGACGGTGCAGGTGCCGCTGCCCACGCTGATCGAGCGGGAGAGCACGGGGGCGGTGCGCGCGGCACGGTGA
- a CDS encoding extracellular solute-binding protein, whose amino-acid sequence MRHSRIFRSPRRAVPAAAAVASLLVLSACGGNDDGGSTDASGKVEGKITFQTWNLKANFKSYFEGLIDDFEDKYPGTEVKWVDQPGEGYADKISADAAGGTLPDVVNVSPDLVAPLAKAGIALDLDQAAGKYEKEYLPGAWKSHQVPGVQGTYAFPWYLNTGPLFYNKRLFKEAGLDAAEPPKTYDQLFEDALKIADKSDGDIATLANVPTIEDFGRYGVPLMNKEGTGFTFNDAKGVQLLTKYKKLYDAKALDGQALTATPESTGKKFLTEAVAMNPGSALDLEKFKKDAPGLYKNIGITPQISSTGKDNMYVMGVMVNKRTKQTPAAVAFAHFVTDAQRQMSFAKKVAIFPSTKGSLDDPYFTKEDGTDETRVRVAAAKSLKTAVNYTPVLFSEQMKVALRNSVAKALQGKESPEEALDNAVKQCDRLLQQS is encoded by the coding sequence GTGCGTCATTCCCGGATATTCCGCAGCCCCCGCCGGGCGGTCCCCGCTGCCGCCGCCGTCGCCTCCCTGCTCGTCCTGAGCGCCTGCGGCGGCAATGACGACGGCGGCTCGACCGACGCCTCCGGCAAGGTCGAGGGCAAGATCACCTTCCAGACCTGGAACCTGAAGGCGAACTTCAAGTCCTACTTCGAGGGCCTGATCGACGACTTCGAGGACAAGTACCCGGGCACCGAGGTGAAGTGGGTCGACCAGCCCGGCGAGGGCTACGCCGACAAGATCAGCGCGGACGCCGCCGGGGGCACCCTGCCCGACGTCGTGAACGTCTCGCCGGACCTGGTGGCGCCGCTGGCCAAGGCGGGCATCGCCCTCGACCTCGACCAGGCGGCGGGCAAGTACGAGAAGGAGTACCTGCCGGGCGCCTGGAAGAGCCACCAGGTCCCCGGGGTGCAGGGCACGTACGCCTTCCCCTGGTACCTGAACACCGGCCCGCTGTTCTACAACAAGCGGCTCTTCAAGGAGGCGGGCCTGGACGCGGCCGAGCCGCCGAAGACCTACGACCAGCTCTTCGAGGACGCCCTGAAGATCGCGGACAAGAGCGACGGCGACATCGCCACGCTCGCCAACGTCCCCACCATCGAGGACTTCGGCCGCTACGGCGTCCCGCTGATGAACAAGGAAGGCACCGGCTTCACCTTCAACGACGCCAAGGGCGTCCAGCTCCTCACCAAGTACAAGAAGCTCTACGACGCCAAGGCCCTGGACGGCCAGGCCCTGACCGCGACGCCCGAGTCGACCGGCAAGAAGTTCCTCACCGAGGCCGTCGCGATGAACCCGGGCAGCGCGCTCGACCTGGAGAAGTTCAAGAAGGACGCCCCGGGCCTGTACAAGAACATCGGGATCACGCCGCAGATCAGCTCCACCGGCAAGGACAACATGTACGTGATGGGCGTGATGGTGAACAAGCGCACCAAGCAGACGCCCGCCGCCGTCGCCTTCGCGCACTTCGTCACCGACGCGCAGCGCCAGATGTCCTTCGCCAAGAAGGTCGCGATCTTCCCGAGCACCAAGGGCTCCCTGGACGACCCGTACTTCACCAAGGAGGACGGCACGGACGAGACGCGCGTGCGCGTCGCCGCCGCCAAGTCCCTGAAGACCGCGGTGAACTACACGCCCGTGCTGTTCAGCGAGCAGATGAAGGTCGCCCTCCGCAACTCCGTCGCCAAGGCGCTGCAGGGCAAGGAGAGCCCCGAAGAAGCGCTTGACAACGCTGTCAAGCAGTGTGACCGGCTGCTCCAGCAGAGCTGA